Part of the Pseudomonas sp. ADAK13 genome is shown below.
ATATGTCCAAGGGGGCTCGCATTGCGAGACAAACAGTTTTAATGCCGTGGATTCCAGAGTTGGGTACCTATATAGCGTTTGCCTCTCTTGTTGGGCTCGTGTTTGCGGGCAGAACATTCTACTCTCGCCCTGACGGGAAAGGCCTGAAACGTCTCGCAGAGTCGTTCTTTGGTGGCTTTTGCCTTAGTTTTTTCCTTTCTCTGAATGTTTATCAAGTCTGTGTTTACCTATTGCCTGGTGACCTTGTTCAGTATGAAGCGGCGTATGAGTTGAGATTTCCAGGCCCTTCCCTTGGAAGGACTAACCGTTGTGAGGCAGGTTTGGGATTTAAGGATCTAAACACCGATCGCTGGATTGTGCTGTGCACTGATAATCTGGAATTGTCGGAACGAAGAAAAAAAGGCATGAATGCCCTGTGGGTGACTGCTCACTCAAACAAACTGGGCTCTTATATCGTAAGGTATGAATTTATCTATAAATAAACTAACCCCGCTTGGCCCGTTGCTGAGTTGAAGCAGCCATACCCTGGCCCTGGTGTTGAACGGTTGCTCGAATGTTCCGGTCCCCACCCCTCCATCGCACTGAGAGGTTCCATTACGCGTTCGCCACCATCTGCTCGAACTGCCGGGTCAGCTTTTCAAACCGCAATGCATCACAGGCCGGGCAGAGGAAAGGCATTCGTCGTCCGGTGAACATCGAAGTGTGGCCATCGCACTGCTTACAGCGCAGATGTGTCGTGATAGACGCCGTAAGAGGCTCTACAAGTTGATGGTTTAACCGACTTGCAAGAAAAGCCACCTGAGCCCGGTCAAACTGATTGGTCAGGCTCAAATGGCGCAAGTGCGAGCAACGAGCCAGGCTGGTGATATCGTCGAGTTCAAACTTTACAAACGCCAACGAGAGGCTGGTGAGTGTGGGTATGCGGGACACCGGTTCGATTGAGCTGAGGTGCAGAGGTGACGACCCGCCACCCAGGTTACCCGTCAAGCGCAGTTCGCTCAGCTCACCCAGCGCCTCGATGCCGTCGAGTCGACGCAGTTTCGGGAAGTCTCCCACTGACAGATCGGTCAACGCATTCAGGTTGAAAACAGGGTCCAGCGCTTCGATCCTTGTCGCCCGCTCAAGCTTCAATTTGCGTGTGTGGGTCAAGGTATCGAGTCCCTCGAGCGAGGAGAGCTTGAGGTTGTAGAGGCGCAGGTCCGTAGCGGTGCACCGGGACAGCACCGTTGGCCATACCTTTGCTGAAACGTTCCGAAGGTCAAGCTCATCGTTTTCAGCGAGTTGCTGTTCGGGGAACGGTTGATCCAGGCAAACAATCATAGTGCTCCTTCTGTGCAGTTTGGTCCGTGAACGAGGAACTCCTCAATCTCCCGACTACCCCGCAAGTGCACCACCGGAACCTGCGGCCCTGCCGCCAGGCGCACCGCCTCGATTCCCGGCCGGTAGCTGCGATCAAACGTCCACACAAACTTCAGGAAGGTCAGGAACGCCCGGTCGATTCTATCGGTACAGCCTGCCGCCATGTCCGGGCGCGGGCGTTTCAGGGCGCTGCGCAGGATCACCCGGGTGAAGCAGGTGAGCCGAGGCGTATCGAGCCAGATGATCAGGTCGGCACGGGGCAGGCGCAGGTCGAAGGTACGCCGGGCGTAGTTGCCTTCGCACACCCAGGTATCCGTTGCGACCGCTTCACGCACCCGCGTGCGGAACTGCTCGGCGTCGGGCTCGACCCAGCCGGGGGACCAGAACAGGCGGTCCAGGTGCACCACGGGCAGGCCCAGGCGTTCGCCGAGAGTGCGGGCGAGGGTGGATTTTCCGCTGCCGGCATTGCCGAGAATCACGATGCGTTGCATGAGGACGTCCTGTCGCGGAAAAGCCGGCAATTGTGCAGCTTTTAAATGACCGGTTAAAGACTTATGAGGTAGGTTTATTGCCCGGAACGGACCCTGTCGATCAAGGAAGTGCTTTATATGCAAACCACCTTTTCCCAAATCAGCGAACGGCTGAACAATCGTCGATTTATCGTAGCGGGCAACACCCACGGGCTGTCGGGTACGGGCACTGTGTTTGAGTACCACGTCGATGCAAACGCCATCTGGGGCACGTACCAGGGCGGCCGGATCCGCATGGGTAATCAAGTCGGGCGCGCCACCGGCACGGATACCATCGAGTTGCTGTATCAGTGCCTCACCACCGAGGGCGAGATTCTGGCCGGATGGTCACGGGGCACGGTAGGCGTGGATGACGCCGGACGTACCACGTTGGCCTTCGTGTGGGGCTGGTTGTCGGGTGCGGAGGGCGGTGGGGAGTCGAGCTATGTTGAGCTAAGCAGCCATACGGTTTAACGCTTACTTGAACCGCTCAACCAGGTAATCGACAAAGCAACGCACCCGCGCCGGCGTGTGGGTGCCACCGAGGAACACGGCATGAATCTCTTCCCCGTCGCCGGGGTTGAAGGCCTCCAGCAGTGGCACCAGTCGGCCCGCCTTGATCGCGTCTTCAACGGTCTCGGCGCAGACCCGCGCGATGCCGATGCCTTCGGCCGGCACCCGCATCCAGGTGCCGACCGGGTTCGCCGCCTTTCGCGATCCGGTGTTCGTGCCGCCGCCGCGCTCATTGGTCGAGAAAACCTTCAACATCGTGCACTGGAGCGAAATGCCTGCCGGCGGTCACTTTGCGGCCTGGGAGCAGCCGGCGTTGATGCTGGCGGATTTTAGAGCCTTTATCGCTACTGTTTCGGCTTGAGCATCAGGTCCAGGTTTTGCACGGCAGCCCCCGCGGCGCCTTTGCCGAGGTTGTCGAAGACCGCCGCCAGCAAGACCTGGCCCGTCTCGTGGTTTTCACGCACGATCAAACGCAAGTCATCCGTGCCGTTCAGCGCTTGAGGGTCCAGGTAGGTCAGCTCGTTGGCGGCCTGCATCGACAGCACCTCGACGTGATTGGCGTCGCGGTAATGCTGTGTCAGGCAGTCGTGCAACAGCAACCCATCCACCCCCGGCGCCAACAGCCGCCGTTGCAGCGGGACGGTCAGTACGATCCCCTGGCGGAACGCCCCGTAGGACGGCACAAACACGGGGCGCTCCGTCAGGCCGCTTTGCCGTTGAATCTCCGGGACATGCTTGTGCGCCAACCCCAGGCCATACACCAGGAAGGCGGGTGCCTGTGAGGCGTCGGCGCCCTCATGCTCCTGCACCCCGGCGCGGCCTTTGCCGGAATAACCCGACACGGCATGAATCGTCGTCGGGTAGTCCTTGGGCAGCAGCCCGGCTTCAAGCAAGGGGCGCAACAGCCCGATCGCACCGGTGGGATAGCAACCGGGGTTGCTGACGCGCTGCGCCGTGGCGATGCGTTGAGCCTGTTGCGGGTTCATCTCGGCAAAACCGTAGGTCCAGTCGGGATGAGTACGGTGCGCGGAACTCGCGTCGATCACCCGCACGGCAGGGTTTTCGATGCTTGCCACCGCATCCCGCGCGGCGTCATCGGGCAAGCACAGGATCGCGATGTCACAGGCGTTGATCATCTCGGCGCGATGCTGCGGGTCTTTGCGGTGTTCGGCGCTGAGGCTGACCAGTTGCAGGTCGGTGCGGCCGCGCAGGCGTTGGTGGATCTGCAATCCGGTGGTGCCTTGGTCGCCATCGATAAATACAAGGGGAGTTGCCATGGAATGCGCTCGGTAGGAAATCAGATGTCCCAATCTTCAATGAGCGGATAGGATAGGAAAAGTTGAATTTCATAACGATGAGATTCAGTTTTTCTGAATAAGGATTGACCCATGCGCGAAATCAGCCTCGACCGCCTGCGCACGTTGGTGGCGATTGCCGACCTCGGTTCCTTCGCCGAAGCGGCGCGCATGCTGAACCTGGCGCCCCCCACGGTCAGCTTGCACATTGCCGACCTGGAAGCCCGGGTAGGCGGGCAGTTATTGTCGCGTACCCGTGGGCGCGTGCAGCCTTCGGCGATTGGCGAAACCCTGGTGGAGCGCGCGCGTCGATTGTTGGCGGATGCGGAACAGGCGCTGGAGGACGTGGAGCGCCAGGTGCAAGGCCTGGCCGGGCGTGTGCGCCTGGGCGCGTCCACCGGGGCCATCGCCCAGTTGCTGCCGCAAGCCCTGGAGACCTTGAGCCAGCACCATCCCGCCATCGATGTGCAGGTCGCGGTGCTCACCTCCCAGGACACCTTGAAGAAGCTCGCCGAGGGTGCTTTGGAGATCGGCCTGGTGGCGCTGCCGCAGGCACCGGTGAAGGGCTTGCGCATCGAGCCCTGGCGGCGCGACCCGGTCATGGCTTTTTTGCCGGCGCGCCGGGAATGCCCGGAGGTGGTAACACCCGCCTGGCTGGCCGCCCAGCCGCTGATTCTGAATGACAACACCACCCGGCTTTCGCGCCTGACCGCCGAGTGGTTTGCCAGTGAAGGATTGCAGCCCACACCGCGCATTCAACTGAACTACAACGATGCGATCAAAAGCCTGGTGGCCGCCGGTTATGGCGCGACGTTGTTGCCCCATGAAGCGTCCACCCCGTTGACCGACAGCCGGATTGTGATGCGGCCATTGCAGCCGTTGTTGTGGCGCCAACT
Proteins encoded:
- a CDS encoding leucine-rich repeat domain-containing protein, producing the protein MIVCLDQPFPEQQLAENDELDLRNVSAKVWPTVLSRCTATDLRLYNLKLSSLEGLDTLTHTRKLKLERATRIEALDPVFNLNALTDLSVGDFPKLRRLDGIEALGELSELRLTGNLGGGSSPLHLSSIEPVSRIPTLTSLSLAFVKFELDDITSLARCSHLRHLSLTNQFDRAQVAFLASRLNHQLVEPLTASITTHLRCKQCDGHTSMFTGRRMPFLCPACDALRFEKLTRQFEQMVANA
- a CDS encoding AAA family ATPase — encoded protein: MQRIVILGNAGSGKSTLARTLGERLGLPVVHLDRLFWSPGWVEPDAEQFRTRVREAVATDTWVCEGNYARRTFDLRLPRADLIIWLDTPRLTCFTRVILRSALKRPRPDMAAGCTDRIDRAFLTFLKFVWTFDRSYRPGIEAVRLAAGPQVPVVHLRGSREIEEFLVHGPNCTEGAL
- a CDS encoding alpha/beta fold hydrolase, with amino-acid sequence MPMPSAGTRIQVPTGFAAFRDPVFVPPPRSLVEKTFNIVHWSEMPAGGHFAAWEQPALMLADFRAFIATVSA
- the argC gene encoding N-acetyl-gamma-glutamyl-phosphate reductase, whose translation is MATPLVFIDGDQGTTGLQIHQRLRGRTDLQLVSLSAEHRKDPQHRAEMINACDIAILCLPDDAARDAVASIENPAVRVIDASSAHRTHPDWTYGFAEMNPQQAQRIATAQRVSNPGCYPTGAIGLLRPLLEAGLLPKDYPTTIHAVSGYSGKGRAGVQEHEGADASQAPAFLVYGLGLAHKHVPEIQRQSGLTERPVFVPSYGAFRQGIVLTVPLQRRLLAPGVDGLLLHDCLTQHYRDANHVEVLSMQAANELTYLDPQALNGTDDLRLIVRENHETGQVLLAAVFDNLGKGAAGAAVQNLDLMLKPKQ
- a CDS encoding LysR family transcriptional regulator — its product is MREISLDRLRTLVAIADLGSFAEAARMLNLAPPTVSLHIADLEARVGGQLLSRTRGRVQPSAIGETLVERARRLLADAEQALEDVERQVQGLAGRVRLGASTGAIAQLLPQALETLSQHHPAIDVQVAVLTSQDTLKKLAEGALEIGLVALPQAPVKGLRIEPWRRDPVMAFLPARRECPEVVTPAWLAAQPLILNDNTTRLSRLTAEWFASEGLQPTPRIQLNYNDAIKSLVAAGYGATLLPHEASTPLTDSRIVMRPLQPLLWRQLGIAHRAGDIERPTQHVLEVLWGLSAGHTD